The Setaria viridis chromosome 9, Setaria_viridis_v4.0, whole genome shotgun sequence sequence TGAGTAATTAGTGCTGCAGGCTGCCTGAAAGAAAACTGACAAACAAAAACTGAGTCACTGACCTGTAACACTTTCCATTTTGGTGCCTCCTCCAAAACCTCATCCAATACGATGCCCGCATCAGCATTAACCTTCTGAGTGTTGTGCTTATCTGCAGTGGAGTCCTCGTTTTCTGCAGTAAACAGGTCATATATTAACACTAAAATTCTTCCAAAAAACATAGCTTTATCATGCAAATGAAGGGACAAAGAGCCACTACCATATTCTTTTCCCTTATCGGTACTATTGTGTGCCACTTTCCTCTTCTTTGTTGGTGTGCCCTTTTTATCTGTGCTAACTTTTATACCGTCTGCTCTCACAACCTGGTAAACACGCCTTTTTGCAAGCTCAAATATCTTGTGGCTTGAGTCAGCAAGTATCCAAACTGATCGAACACCTTCTGATACTCTCAGCGTGTCAAGGTACTTCAAGTATGTAACTGCATCATACCTACACATCGGCTAGAGAACGTAAAGAGGGAGCCTAATTTTCCTTTGGAACTAGAACTTGTGTAATTCTTATCACTGAGAACTCTGTGGAGTCATCCTTAGCATAAACATGAAATAAGGTACCTGACGAGGTAATCGAGCAGCTTGCGTAGCGTCCTGAGGTCAGCCACAAGCTGCTTTGTCTTCTTGCCGAGAGTGTGCCAGATGGGGTCGAGCTGCCTCCTGACGATCTCGTCGAATGACTTGAAAAGGCCCTTGTCAACGGTGAGGTCCTCGACATCCACCTTGTTGGTGCGCCTGAGCTCCTTGAGGCAGGCGTCCATGGCAGCAAGGACGGCGGCCTGGATGCCCCTCATGGCAGGGGTCATGGGGACGCGGACGTCGACCACGTCGGGCGGAGCGCGCTCCAGGtctgcggcggcgaggacgtgGAAGCGGGGCCAGAGGTGGAGACGCCGGACGTAGAGGCTCTTCATGGCACGCTCGGCCTTGGAGAAGCCGGCTACCATGGCGTGGGGGCGGTCAGAGAAGGCGTAGACGGGGAGAAGATGGcgttggcggaggaggcgggcgatGAAGGAGTCGGAGGAGGTATCGGAGGAGCGGtgggcggagaggaggaggagggcccggacgtgggaggggtggaggcgggaggtgaggaggtcggcggcgagagcgcgcggggagaggaagagggcgGCGCCAGAAGCATAAAGGGAGGCGCGCTGCTGGGCGGGGAGGTCGGGGGGCACGTCGAGGACCTGAAGCCTGTcttggaggcggcggaggatccGGGCCTTGAGGGGGTCCGGGGcggagaggacgaggaggcatcctcctccccccgccgcgtcgccggGGCGATGGTGCAGGTgtagctggaggaggagggcggcggcgagggaggcgagCGGGAAGCCCGAGGAGAGAACCACGAGCCCGCCGTTGGGGTCCTCCACCAGGtccgccaccacctgctcctcGAACgcaagcatcgccgccgccctgccAAACCGCGATTGCCTTTCTCCCTCCGCGGACCACGGCGTCGGCGATGACGCCGATATGATGCTGGGCTTGTCCTCAAATGGGCCGTGGGCCATCTCGCCCCGTCAACCGGAGCCCACCATGGTCATCGTCCCAAACAAAGCCCAGTCGGCAACAGACATCAAAGACTTCAAGAGCGCTCACTGCTCAGATCAAAAATCAAATTGCATTCCTTCTACagtaatttatatataaatcTGCTTTAGCTTTTGGCTACACAATAATAATAATGTGATCATCTGCTTTAGATTTTGGCTACACAATAATAATAATGTGATCATCTGCTTTAGCTTTT is a genomic window containing:
- the LOC117836803 gene encoding DNA repair endonuclease UVH1 isoform X2, producing the protein MAHGPFEDKPSIISASSPTPWSAEGERQSRFGRAAAMLAFEEQVVADLVEDPNGGLVVLSSGFPLASLAAALLLQLHLHHRPGDAAGGGGCLLVLSAPDPLKARILRRLQDRLQVLDVPPDLPAQQRASLYASGAALFLSPRALAADLLTSRLHPSHVRALLLLSAHRSSDTSSDSFIARLLRQRHLLPVYAFSDRPHAMVAGFSKAERAMKSLYVRRLHLWPRFHVLAAADLERAPPDVVDVRVPMTPAMRGIQAAVLAAMDACLKELRRTNKVDVEDLTVDKGLFKSFDEIVRRQLDPIWHTLGKKTKQLVADLRTLRKLLDYLVRYDAVTYLKYLDTLRVSEGVRSVWILADSSHKIFELAKRRVYQVVRADGIKVSTDKKGTPTKKRKVAHNSTDKGKEYENEDSTADKHNTQKVNADAGIVLDEVLEEAPKWKVLQELLQEIAEEQTKGDGENAQAEDESGIVLVTCKDERTCFQLQECISKGPHKDGRCIGPTLANEPDPLLSQNSITRKAGGKKTPEKEMQVIVDMREFMSSLPNVLHQKGIRIVPVTLEVGDYVLSPLICVERKSIADLFQSFASGRLYNQVDTMARYYKIPVLLIEFSQDKSFSFQSASEIGDDVSPTNIISKLSLLVLHFPRLRIVWSRSLHATVEIFVSLKTNQDEPDEKKAIRVGVPSEDGIVEDDVRAENYNTSAIEFLRRLPGVTDSNYRAIMDGCNSLAELALLPVEELTGLMGSQKGARTLKEFLDAKCPTML